Below is a genomic region from Vicinamibacterales bacterium.
GAAACACTGTCGAAGAAGGAAATTTCACGGCTCGAGAAGGAGAAGCGAAAACTTCATAAAAATCTTGATGGCATCCGCAAGATGTCAAAACTGCCAGACGCGGTATTCGTTGTCGATACGCGCAAGGAAAAAATTGCGGTCGATGAGGCAAGGAAGCTCAAGATCCCGATCATAGGTATCGTCGACACGAACTGCGACCCGGACGACGTCGATTATGTTATCCCTGGTAATGACGACGCGTTGCGAGCTATCAAGTTGATTGTGGGTAAGTTCGCAGATGCCGTTATCGAAGGACGGGGTCTTCGAGAATCTAGCCAATCGGAACGTGCGGCCGGCGACACCACCCCTTCTGACTCGGCGAGTCAAGCGGTTAGTGCTGAGCAGGCAACTACCCCTGCTTCTGCCTAAGGATAACGCGCCCAGCTTCGATCGAGCCGGCCCAGCTGCGCGCCGGCATTTTTTCTGTACATTGCTCGCCATGCGGGCCAAGCACCTGGAGAAAGTCGATGAGTATCTCAGCCACAGACGTTAAGGTTCTACGCGATAAGACCGGAGTGGGCTTTATGGAATGCAAGGCGGCCCTTACCGAAGCTCAGGGTGACACCGAACAAGCGATGACCATCCTACGAAAACGTGGGCTCGCTAAGGCCGCTAAGCGCGCTGGCCGTTCAACCGATCAGGGCGTTGTAGGAAGTTACATCCATACAGGCGGTAAAATCGGCGTGCTCATTGAGGTAAACTGCGAGACCGATTTCGTCGCAAGAACGGAGGACTTTCAGCAGCTCGTAAAGGAGCTAGCTATGCATGTGGCTGCGGCTAACCCACTTTATGTTCGGCGAGAGGACGTGCCCGCCAAAACGATTGAACAGGAAAAAGGAATCTTTCAATCTCAACTAGAAGACAAGGGCAAGCCGCCTCATGTGGTCGAAAAGATTCTAGAAGGCAAGCTTGAAAACTATTACTCAGAAATTGTATTGATCGACCAACCATCAATTCGTGATCCAAAAACAACGGTTGGCCAGCTTGTTACGTCTGCGATCGCAAAAATGGGCGAGAACGTCACGATCTCACGTTTCGCAAGATTTAAGATCGGCGAGGAACAAGCCTGACGCCTTCGATGACTTCAGTAAAGCTAATCCACTACGAGTCGGTTGGCGATCTATAATCTCCACGATCATGCCCTCACCAGCATACCAGCGTGTCATCCTCAAGCTTTCTGGAGAAGCCCTCCTTGGACCTGAGTCCTTCGGAATTGATCCGAACGTAACCACACAGATCGCTGAAGAAATTGCCGCGGTGCACCGGCTCGGCGTCGAAGTGGCCATCGTCATTGGTGGCGGAAACATTTTTCGCGGACTTGCTGCGACTGCCCGTGGAATGGACCGGGGCACTGCCGACTATATGGGCATGCTGGCAACGGTCATTAATGCCCTTGCGCTACAGGACGCTCTTGAACAAATTCAGGTGGTGACCAGGGTCGTTACCGCCGTAGAGATGCGCGCAGTCGCCGAGCCATTTATTCGTCGTCGAGCTATCCGCCATTTAGAGAAAAGGCGTGTCGTCGTCTTCGCCGCCGGTACTGGTAATCCATACTTCACAACGGACACGGCAGCTGCGCTCCGTGCAATGGAGATCAGAGCCGATGTCATTCTTAAGGGTACCAAAGTTGATGGGATTTACACCGCTGATCCACTAAAGGATCCTGAAGCGACACGTTTTGATTCAATTTCTTACATAGAGGTCCTCGAACAGGGCTTAAAGGTCATGGATGCTACTGCTATTTCGCTCTGCATGGATAATAGTCTGCCGATCGTCGTTTTCAACATCCAGCAACCCGGTAACCTAATGCGTGCCATTATGGGCGAGTCGGTTGGATCGCTAGTGAAGGTCTGAACTAGTTGCGGAAAGAGGCGCGATGGATGTCAATAATCTGAAAGAGCTCTATGCTGAAGTCGATAAGCGAATGAATAGTCTGATCGAGCACGCCCGTCGAGAGCTCTCAGGCGTGCGCACAGGACGTGCCTCGATCACGATTCTTGACGGCGTGCACGTTGATGCGTACGGCGCGTCAGTACCACTCAACCAGGTGGCCAGCTTGTCCGTTCCCGAGCCGATGCTTATCGCAGTGCAGCCATTTGATCCCTCCTTGAGCGGTGCAATTGAAAAAGCTATCCAAGCAGCCAATCTAGGCCTCAACCCGAATAACGATGGAAAGATGATCCGAATTCCGATTCCGCCCCTAACCGATGAACGCCGTAAAGAGTTGTCGAAGGTTGTCCACAAACTTGCCGAGGAAAGTCGAAACGGTGTACGCCAGGCACGGCGCGACGCGAACGACCAACTCAAGAAAATGCTCAAGAATAAGAACGTCTCTGAAGACGAAGAACGTCGTGCCTTAGAGCATGTTCAAGAACTAACCAATGAACATGTGAAAAGTATTGATGATGTTCAAGAGAAGAAAGACGACGAACTCCTAAACCGTTAGCACCGGCGGCCGACCTAGTGTCCATGTCATACGTATCGCATCTTGAGTGCTCCGCCAATTGCGGAGCCACTCCCCTAGACCCTCACGAGCAACATCATCTCTGTTCGTGTGGAATGCCGTTGTTAGTTCGCTACCATCTTGACCGCGTAGCCAACATTTGGAAGAAGTCGACTCTAGTGGACCGACCGCCAACCATGTGGCGCTACAAAGAGATGATGCCTCTTCTGGGCGATGGCGAACCGGTTACGTTGGGTGAAGGCTTCACTCCACTCTTCCACGCAAAGTCGCTTGGACGAAAACTCGGCTTACAGGCACTCTACATCAAAGACGAATCACTCAACCCGACCAACTCATTCAAAGCTCGCGGACTGTCAGCTGCTGTAACACGAGCTCGTGCGTTAAAAGCCCATACCTTGTCAGTACCATCAGCCGGAAATGCTGCTAATGCAATGGCCGCCTATGCGGCGCAAGCTGGTATCCCAGCAAAGGTCTTTATGCCAAAAGATGTCAAGCGACCATTCATCCG
It encodes:
- the rpsB gene encoding 30S ribosomal protein S2, yielding MSAVELKELLESGVHFGHQTRRWNPKMKEYIFGERNGIYIIDLSKTAKLFYEATQFVSSLAAEGRTILFVGTKRQAQDVVIEEARRCGMFFVNQRWLGGLLTNFTTIQRSIGRLRDLEAMGTDGRYETLSKKEISRLEKEKRKLHKNLDGIRKMSKLPDAVFVVDTRKEKIAVDEARKLKIPIIGIVDTNCDPDDVDYVIPGNDDALRAIKLIVGKFADAVIEGRGLRESSQSERAAGDTTPSDSASQAVSAEQATTPASA
- the tsf gene encoding translation elongation factor Ts translates to MSISATDVKVLRDKTGVGFMECKAALTEAQGDTEQAMTILRKRGLAKAAKRAGRSTDQGVVGSYIHTGGKIGVLIEVNCETDFVARTEDFQQLVKELAMHVAAANPLYVRREDVPAKTIEQEKGIFQSQLEDKGKPPHVVEKILEGKLENYYSEIVLIDQPSIRDPKTTVGQLVTSAIAKMGENVTISRFARFKIGEEQA
- the pyrH gene encoding UMP kinase; amino-acid sequence: MPSPAYQRVILKLSGEALLGPESFGIDPNVTTQIAEEIAAVHRLGVEVAIVIGGGNIFRGLAATARGMDRGTADYMGMLATVINALALQDALEQIQVVTRVVTAVEMRAVAEPFIRRRAIRHLEKRRVVVFAAGTGNPYFTTDTAAALRAMEIRADVILKGTKVDGIYTADPLKDPEATRFDSISYIEVLEQGLKVMDATAISLCMDNSLPIVVFNIQQPGNLMRAIMGESVGSLVKV
- the frr gene encoding ribosome recycling factor — translated: MDVNNLKELYAEVDKRMNSLIEHARRELSGVRTGRASITILDGVHVDAYGASVPLNQVASLSVPEPMLIAVQPFDPSLSGAIEKAIQAANLGLNPNNDGKMIRIPIPPLTDERRKELSKVVHKLAEESRNGVRQARRDANDQLKKMLKNKNVSEDEERRALEHVQELTNEHVKSIDDVQEKKDDELLNR